In Crassostrea angulata isolate pt1a10 chromosome 4, ASM2561291v2, whole genome shotgun sequence, one genomic interval encodes:
- the LOC128180462 gene encoding uncharacterized protein LOC128180462, whose amino-acid sequence TKTVLYSTVPSIKIEHIFGTKTLQLFNSFSLDFHIDEEDIHNRLLADLITGYFGKNDKEKGNYVRWKLHFRKYCPLPTQQGCSVMENFDYLERIGLLAAGKYDILENIFRFVDERALRNIKHASQMINAIKSTSIDARANGYQFFAEIKIKMSKRCPAIEEQLTYILNDFVSGLEDAFSPRFQFPPFYFTHQSLICPIETSLMIMKGKERPDKFPHIWRTTNIALKTLTHFISNYNKDASRSSKIIVQTLLKFLSNLKQKYNVKRWQFLWKEFIVISLKFESPFDLKAFLRCSYLLRDDTKDTFHLIFEHVNDIRLAVPYIEIKNASIQF is encoded by the exons ACTAAAACTGTACTTTATTCAACTGTTCCTTCCATAAAGATAGAACATATATTTGGAACAAAAACGTTGCAATTATTCAATTCTTTTAGCTTAGATTTTCACATAGACGAAGAGGACATTCACAATAGATTATTGGCGGATCTCATAACAGGGtattttggtaaaaatgataaagagaAAGGAAATTATGTCAGATGGAAGCTGCACTTTAGGAAATACTGCCCGCTACCAACTCAACAAGGATGTAGTGTCATGGAAAACTTCGACTATTTGGAACGAATTGGATTACTTGCTGCTGGAAAATACGACATTCTCGAAAACATTTTTCGTTTTGTTGATGAAAGGGCTTTACGCAACATCAAACATGCATCTCAAATGATCAATGCAATTAAATCGACATCTATTGACGCTCGAG CAAATGGATACCAATTCTttgctgaaataaaaataaagatgtcAAAACGATGTCCAGCTATTGAAGAGCAACTGACATATATTCTCAACGACTTTGTTAGTGGGCTGGAGGATGCTTTTTCACCTCGATTTCAGTTTCCACCATTTTACTTTACTCACCAATCTCTTATATGTCCAATAGAAACTAGTCTTATGATTATGAAAGGAAAAGAACGACCTGATAAGTTCCCTCACATTTGGAGAACTACAAATATCGCtcttaaaactttaacacattttatttcaaattacaaCAAGGATGCCTCTAGATCGTCAAAGATCATTGTTCAGACTTTGTTGAAGTTTTTGTCCAACTTAAAACAGAAGTACAATGTAAAGAGGTGGCAATTTCTTTGGAAAGAATTTATTGTCATATCCTTAAAATTCGAAAGTCCGTTTgatttaaaagcttttttgcGTTGTTCGTATTTGTTGAGAGATGACACCAAGGACACATTTCACCTTATATTTGAACATGTAAACGACATTCGACTCGCCGTTCCATATATTGAGATAAAAAACGCATCTATTCAATTTTAA